The Hippocampus zosterae strain Florida chromosome 11, ASM2543408v3, whole genome shotgun sequence genome includes the window CAGATAGGCCCCTCCGACTTGCGGCCGGCCTGTTTTGGTTCGTCTGTGCTGTGTTATTGCTTGTGAGGGGGAGCCTACGGTCCCGTTTCCCTGGAGTAAGCAGCTCTACTTCCACTGTGGTTTTCGTGTACTCGGAGACTGGGAAAGCCTTGGACTCTGCCTTGGTTTCGTCTAGAGGATGGGGTGGCAGAGGAAGAGGGTCGTGTTCGGATGTTTGCGTGAAGCGTGCACTGGGGTCAGTTTGCATTGTGGCTGGAGGTCTGCAGAGGCCCGTCCTCTTGGCCTTGAGCGGGCGAGGGTCTTCTGAATCGCTGGGTTTACCCCTCTTGCTACGTCTGGTTCCTGGACTGATTTCACGCGGGCACAAACCCACCGAGGTCATGTTGGGCTTCCTGCTGTCTGGAGAACAACCGTCAGTTTTAGTCAGTTTATAGGTCAGGCCTTGGTCTTGAGTCACAGCATTGGAGCATGGTGCCTGTTGCCCGATGTTCTGAGGGGCGGCGCTTACAGCACTACAGACACTTAGGAATGAACTCGAGTATGAGTGGGGACCATCGCATTTGTCGCTTTGGTCTTCAATGCTGCTTCTTTGCTCAATTTGCTGCTCCCCCACAATGGGAAACCGGTGCTCTTGCTGGACATTACAGTTTTGGGCTCTGGACAAGACAAGCAGATACTCGAGCATCCTGTCTGACTGGAGAGGTCGGAAAGTTCTGAATTAGATCATACTTACATCTTTTGAAGCACggtcttctttatttttgtggcgCAGTTGAAAGACTCTTGGATTTCTCCGTCTCTGGAAAAATATTCGGATCTGCTTTGTTCACTCAGCTCGGTCTAGAGAGGACAAACAAAATCCGtgtaaacaaaaaatattatcCCTGGCATCCTTGGGAAAGATTTGGCTCTGCTGCAGACAGCTGTCATCTAGCAGTGTTGGACAACATTCAAcagaacacataaaaaaaaaaatcagaacacAATTAGATCAAGTCAAAGCCCAAAGCCTGGATTGTGAAGGAGTCCATTACATTTGTTGAATTTGAAGAGTCTACATTTCAAATAGTTCACCGTATATTGCCGCCGCGTACACAGCATCAGAggaaactaagatcaagtctttGTGACATAATAATCAGTCACTCATTTCTCAAAGCGATCATATCAAACATGGTTGACTTTGTGACCTGTAGTTGAAATTAGCGTGACAACATTGAAGAGCACCTGGAACATCAAATTGGTTAAAAAGGCACCACACGTGAAATAAGACATgactgaaaacaaataacagtaATGAAGTACTAGGTGTGTTTGAGTGTGAAATTTCGAGGTGATTAGAAAGCTCCAGTGCTGAGGTTCACGGTTCcctgtgaaaaacaacaacaacaacgacaacaataacaaagaaGCAGATGCTGCCGGGTTGGTAGATAATTCAAATTTATGCTCCGAGGGACACTGTGAATATCTGAAAATGTCACAGGCATGGGAATCGAGCAAACAGACAATATTTAAAACCAGAACCCTTTCAACAAAGgtcagaaaagacaaaaaccacATTTGCAGATTCACAATGCTCACTGACCATCCAATTTTATGTTGATATGATTCTGTGACCTCAAACCCAACggttaaaacattatttttcagaTCGTTGCTATCCTATAAAGTGGTTGGTAAACTGATTAATCCAAGATGAGAAAAGCCAATGTGGTGAGCTCTGGCTTGGCAAATTGACTCCGCTCTCCAGACGCATCAGAGGAAAAATGATTTGTGACAGTTACAAGCAACGGAGGAAGGAATACGCAAACTGGAGCATGGAGACAGTGTCCAAAAACAGATTCTTATTTGTTGTATGCTGGACTCAAAGTTGAGAAAcacatgggcaaaaaaaaaaggggacaaAATAATGAAGAATCAAAGTGAAAAGTGCGATGAAGAGGGGAAACTCACCAAAGGAAAGTTATTTCTCGCATCTGACAATTGATCTTGCCCACAAACACAAGAATGCTCACACAGGAAGTGTTCCACAGACTATCTTTTGTGTAGAGATTGAGTCACGACGTGTAGGCTGAAGGTCAGTCTTTTACGCTCGTTCTGTTATACACTGTGGGGGGGatttggggggtgggcgggggactGCCTTTGGAAAGGGGACAATGACCCAAATACAAACCCATGCCCAGCCAACCCACCAACAACAATTCTGAGAAAAGTGTGGGTGTAGTCAGTTGCTATGCAAAGCCTTGATACGTGCTTTCATCCGTTGCCTATGAATAAACGGCGCTTGAAAATAaacttgaaagaaaaatcaacaCAAAGCCGATAGGAGGTTCTCTGAGAACGATGCCTGTCTGTTCGTGTCGGCGCAACTTCAAAAGAGTGGAAGACGGAAGGAAAGACAAAGATGTTggatgaagagagagagagggagcgagacagagagagggggggggggcagcccagtggaccagtggttagcgcgtcgacctcacaaagcagaggtaccgagttcaattCAAGCTctggcatccctgtgtggagtttgcatgttctccccgggcctgcgtgggttttctccgggtactccggtttcctcccacattccaaaaacatgcatggcaggctgattgaacactcaaaattgtcccgagatgtgagtgtgagcgcggatgattgttcgtctctatgtgctctgcgattggctgtcaaccggtccAGTGTGTTCCCCACttactgccagaagacggctgggataggctccagcacgccccgcgacccttgtgaggataaagcggatcagaaaatggatggatggatggatggatagagagagagcgagagagaggtaGAAGGATCGAGACAGAAAGTCGGAGAGGGAAAAGGGATGGCCGACGATGGTTCATCACCAGGGGTTTCCAGCAACTGGAGAAGTGGAGGGAAAACAAAagcagataataataataataataataatataataataatcatcatcatcataataaatgtgcttctacaatgccataacaaatgttcattttatttcttttagtgTGGCTCTTCCACACCCCTGGAGCTTGTTAATTCAAAGAAaagctttgaaaagaaaaagaacgaaAGCTTATTTGCCGAAGACGACATTAAGCTGGCGAGATGCAAAGGAGGATCctgtcaaacacacacgcaacgACTCAAGCTCCGTATTGAAATGTTTTAATCCCTCACTCAACTggacttttgaaaaataaatgattgcTTTTCATTCACATGCCTATGAGCAGAATTATCATGGCATGGATACAAAAGGCTTAAATTGGCATCAAGAATAAAGATAAtaatggaggagaaaaaaaagttttttttcactgccggAGCAGATAACATCGCCTGCAGAGAAGCGAGTCCCACTGACTCCGTCCCTCACCCGAGTGAAGAAGAATGCTCTGTTTGTCTAAGGCTCTAAGCTCACCATATCGCCCCTGCACAAAATCAACCAACGTGCACGGACATGGACTTGGTAATAACTGAAGACAGATCATAGCGCTTTCAACAAGGAGGTTCATGGAGACACCCATCTTGTAAGGATTAACATAAGCCTGCCAGTATGCGCTCGTGTTGTGCAAAACAATCAAGGCAGCCATGTGACACGAAAAACAGGACAGAACCACGTGTCATTCTAGGCCTGCACTTGGCCCAGGTGGACAAGATTGTATGCTCTGGTCCCTTGGGAAAGCTGCAGCGCTGGCTGTTGTGAAACGGGAACAACTGAGGCGTGCTGAGGTGATGAGTAAACACAAAGTCCCGTCCAGAGCGGAGAAGACGTTACGGAGTGggagttggggcggggggtggactGAAAACACATCTGCTCTGCCTTTGATCCAAAGTTCTGCAGCCCAGCACGCCACTCACCTCCGCTGCCCACTCTGCGCCAGACTACAAAACAACGGCCACAGTCCTAAACACTCGCTCTTCCTTCCCATGCTGCCCTACCCACTGCTGGTGCTGACTCACCATAGGAGCAACTCTTTAAACAGGATTTGAGTGTAGAAAGGTCAAGGGAAACTCTCTTTCCAAAGCCTGTGCCTCAAGCTGCACTTCTGAAAGTGCTTTTACACGACTCCAACAAAATGGACTTCCCTCAAAGACGGGATTGGCTTCGACTCGACACTTTCGGGCATGGCACTCGCTCTTAAGTGCTGAAATACTTCTCCGAGGCTGAACCTGGCAACATCACAATTGCTAGTTAACTTTGTCAGCCGTTAACTACGCTCGGGCTGACAGTGCGACAATGCTACTGCTAAGTGAGGCTGCGTAAAAGAGTCCGAACAACAAAGTAcacctttttctttgtgtgacaGTGCCTTTCCCTGGAAGTTATCTAGCGTTTATTTACGGCTAAAATAAACTTTGGCTTAAATGTTGGCCAGTTCATGACATCTACAGTACTGCACACTGTAAAAGATCACTGTAAATTGATGGCAATggctattttttaaaacaatagtCTACTAAAAGCTCATTATGCTCCTTTGGCCATTTTTTGAACCGAATCATGAAGCATTCCTACAATGCAGCAGTTGAGAAACTGTTAATGAGTCATCCCAAACATTATTATACAATATTTGTTGCATTGTGGGTAGTAGCACATAAAATGCACCTGCCCAATTTCCACACACTTGATCGGCTCTTTTCTCCGTATTTCGACATCCTGCTAATTATTTGTTGAgtggtgtttttatttgactttttttatttcagggcatgggatggggaaaaaatggaaagtgatgtttttaatttgtttgcatTAGAGTACAGAAGAGGCACACATGCTATTCAGCAGATAAGTAGCACAATTTCGCAGCTCTAACTAACAAAAGCTTTCATGGTGAACAATCAGCAAACATGAGGagttcattttaatttctaCATGTCTAAACATTTTTCACCCGGTACAATTTCAATCTCAAGTCGCAAGATGAGGCAGTATGCACACTTGAATTCATCCAAAAATTATATTCTTTCAGTAAAACCCGGGTTTGGTTCATCTATTTCGCAACATGCTATTGGACAAAATATCACAATGTATCGCAGCAAGAGGAAACAGTCACATTTTTCCAGACACATCATTGAAATAAACCCTGAGCGAGGCGCAAAGGCTAGTCGGGCACATATCTGTCCAAGAAAACCAGCAATgttgccattaaaaaataaatcaataaaagaaTCTGTCTGAAACATGTGTTGCCACTTTGCTGAGGCGACTCAGAGACTTTCAGTGCAAATTCATCGAAGTCAAACGTCAGACTGAAAACACTTCAGACAAATTGAACACAGGGTTACCAAGGCTGCTGTTATTGTTTCATGTGGTGCATATAGTATTTGTTCAATCATCAAATGGAAAAATTCAAGTGTTATGTTGTTGTAACTGTTATTGGTCAACAATGCGTTgatagaaatacatttttatagcCAAAAGTATTGGCTTAAAGCATCTGCCTTGACTTGTGGATGGATTTAATGACATTCTAACTATAACCTATAGTTAATACATCAGTCCAACCTAAACTCTTCCCGGAATGTTTTCCACAAGGTTTAGGAGTGCTTCTGGGATTTTTTGGGGAGCATTCTACCAGACGTGCATTTGTGAGGTTATCCCAAACATGTTCTAATGGGGTGAGGTCAGGATTCTGTGCAGGCTAGTCAAGATGGTCCACACCAAACTCCCTCCTCCGTGTTTATAGTGGACCTTACTTTGTGCACTGCTGAACAGTTGTGTTGGAACAAGAAAGGGGCTATCCACAAACTGTTCCCACGAAAGTGGGAGCAtagaattgtccaaaatgtatTTGGTAGGCTAAAGGCTTTAGAGTTGCTTTCACTGGTAATGAAGGGCCAATATTCCAGACAATTCCAGGCCACTTCCTGTTCCTGTTGCAAATATGAAGGTGTATTGGGAAGCACCAAATTAATATGAATGAAGTCTAAATCTGAAAAACAATACTgtacaccaggcatgtccagcctggagggccgccgtcctgcctgttttccatctctctcagctgcaacacacctgattcagatgatcagctcatcatccAGCTCTGAGGCAGCATTAGAatattcctgattatttgaatcaggtgtgtgtctcctgggagagctggaaaacaggcaggacagcggcccttgaggaccgactttggacacccctgctgtacaacATTGCACAAAGCAAGGTCCGTAAAGAAATACGGTCAGGGTGTGGTCAGGATAAACTTGACTGGCCTTAAAGTCCTAACCTTAACCTGATACaacatgtgattttattttttttggggtaaaGTTTACAGTGTAGGCCATAAAAGGCATGTCTTGTTTGACTTACAGACCAGTAAAAGACTACCCGTATttcccgcactataaggcgcacctaatagcattcaattttctcaaaagctgatatacagtatatggatcaatattcagatttttttggatgCCGTATTTTACATGTTCTgtaagcgctttgttgcagctggagagattgtgaaagctctatgtaAATACATCTGaattgtattctattgtattctctttagcgcATCTCCatgtagtggatgcataacataaCCGTAGCCACTATcgtagcttctattctgtgcgccttataatgcggtgcaccctatacagtatatgaaaacagttttaaaataagctATTCATTGAAAGTGGGCCTTTTATTCCAAAgtaccttatagtgcagaaaatgcggTATAATAATTTCATACAGCAGGAAAATCAAGCCATACATCAACTCTATAATATGTTCCttaattgttttaaattgaACATTTAAGTTTAACATGGAAACGAGTCATGAAAAACAGCCTGTGGCGTaaacaaatgatttgtttttgtcaaccaAGCACAAGTTCCACCAAAGAAATCCGACTCTTTTTCCCATTGTATGTGCCCAAGAAACACAACCTGGCGAGGGGAACGCCATAGACAGCAAGGCCTCCTTGAACTGGAAAAATCGGTTACGCTGAACTTTTCACTGATGACTGTGCTCCACTAAAAATATTACAATCTCCGCTTTGATTGAAGGCCAAACTGCGGAAAGGGCGGAGATATTTCAAAGAGAAACAACAGAGAAAAAAGCGCATCGAAAGCAGCGGGCTGTTGGTCATGGAATGTAATGTGAGCGTTGTCCATGCTTGATGTGTGTGCCAAGGTGAGAAGATACACCAGCAATTCTCAGACTACACTGGGGAgtttggaatcaaatgaacaccgGCCAAAGCATTGTTGTTCGTAATATGAATGAACAAGAAAGAACTTGAAGGGCTTTTGAGATTGGCAAGAGTACAACATGCATTATCCACTCCCAACAGGAAAATACCGTAACCAAACCACATGATATCTCACTTCAGCCAATTGAATGTGCCAAATTCTTCTTTATTAACCGACTGCAATAGGTATTGTATATTCAAAATACACATGACACTTCATAAGTACCATGTATCCTGTATAATGCAATGCATTGTGACGTTTTATGGGGTGAATGTATATAAAATGATTCATAaatataagttttttttttcttttaacccgGAGCTGATGTGATTTGCCAAACAGCTCTGTCTGCACATTGAAAAAGACATTCTCCCAGATGTGGAATGTGAAAAAGATTTTGGGCAAATTCCAGTCTCCTCATGTTGTCTCAGCATCCAATGTGAGATTGGTTACCAATAGTTTTGTCTGGCCACTGTGTACGAATGGACGAGGCTCCATTATGTTCTCTCTTGAATCTGTACAACTCTAAAGACTACCGAGGCATCCGAGAGCAAAATGTGCTGCCAAGCTTGGTTTCAGCTGGAGGTCATTGGTGCTCTTGAGTCAAATGGGATAAAAGGCAAAACGCACAGCTATGAACAGAACGTTGTACTCTCCTGACGTGGCCTTTGATGAGCTCTTATACCTCAATCctattctttctctctctgtgaaCGAAGCTGAAAATGACCTTGAAAGATTTATTCATAAGGAATAGGGCAAAGCAGATGTCAACTGGGGTAGACGTCTCCTGTTTGTGAAATCATTTGATTGCAGTGACCTGTTGCAAGGGAATATTAGGTCATGGTACCATCTTTTTTGCATCAAAGCATCAGCGTGGTGGCCCTTGGTCATGACGCCAAACGTTAAACTGGTCGAGCTATGACACCATTTGATTACGCTGTAATCACTCCCGCTTTCCTTTGAGTATGCACCTGTGACTATATTCGTGGTTCTCATCAAGTATGGCGCAAGGATGAGATATGAGAGCCCAAAAGTGAATTTGAGATTGTTGAATGTCGTAGGTCTACTCCATTGTGTCATATTGGCGCAGTATTACCAAGGCACCATTGCACTAAGcactcaaattaaaaataatactgAATGGTAAACAATGACCGTCAGTTGACTAGCGTTCCATTGGACGTACATAGATACCAACAAACGATCACTGTTCACGTTGCAAAATACACACTGCCTGCAGCGGAGCCGTGCACCATTAAACTCTTGCTGACTCACTCGCAAGAATACACTGGAGAAATAGTGCACGCAACTAGCGTGAAATTTATTGATCAGTTTTACTGAATGTTTGTTACCAATAAAACTGGACCGCATGCTTGACACGAAGCACCGTTTGATTTCATGTGAATTGGTACTTGGGAGTACCGACCCAAATTGGTCCATACCCAAAAAGGTCACCGTCTTTTGTACCCATCCAGAGTGATGCAGTTTAAGGGTATAAAGGCCTCTTAATAACATGGGGGTGTTGTCATGTCAAGATGAGGAAGTAGCCGCACCGGCTATTTTTCACCACTCAAAATACATTCACATGCAAACGACAACAGAATTCTCAGTCAAGTTATTTATTCGATCTCTGCGATATGTCTGCAGTATTGTAAGCAGTGAAATCAGGTGATTGAttgtgaaaagaagaaaataataactCTTGCAGTGGGTCAGCGTTTGACCGTCCGATTGGACCATATATTCTGAGACCCACCCATatgatataaaaataaagaaagaaaaagtgaaatTAGTTGCAGCCTTTTATTTGTCTGCGCAGGAATGTTGATGTTTTTGAttaatacaattcaatacaatacatgctgatttatatagcgctttcacaacagcggcagctgtaacaaagcggttaacaaaacagttaacatataaataatataataaattaataaataaacattatattatttttaagtattatgattattattattccttttttaaaattccggCTCAGGTGATTGGCAGGAGGGACTTTTTGAAAGAGTCTGACTGCAAATCTCTGTCAACCTCAGCCTCTGTCAAGACCACCATATATAAAGTGAGAGCAACGCTTGGCAACACTTTCTTTTTCAGAATCTTCTGCCAGGCGCCTGAAGGAGGAAATATAGTATAAACAACACTCACTGCGGTTGGGCTTGGTTTTGAACAGTGCATTGCGGCATCCTCTCGACGGCTTGCACACACAACGTAGCGCTCAGGAAACACACGCAATTCTGCAGGCAAGCAAAGTAATAACACGGATCACAATAGTAAATATTGTGGTCTCAGCTTTAATCGTAAATCAATGTCAGACAGAAGGAAATGTGGTGGTTGGGACAAAACCATACCAGTGAATTTCCTTCAGATTAAATAGAAGGTGACAGTGtatgtccaaagctgaaaagTTTGATGAACATAAAATATTAGCTCTTGAGCTACTTTccattatttaaaacaaatttgtATTGCCACAACTGCATTAGATTTATTGCTTATAGTTTTAAGTAACAAATGTTGATGTCCTTCATTAAAGAGAATAGCAACCTCAAGTCTGGTTGTTTTAAACAAGTACCATcgaatttaaaatgtgtcaaaatattttgtatgTAAAAATATCTGCCACAACATTACTTGTCTTGCAGTACAATTGGCTGAACAGACTTATATGATGGCCGaggaaatattttaaatggCCTGAAaataatgtaccggtacatcatTGTGCGACAACCTCTGACCCCAGAAGACTGACTAATTTGATGTGTAACAGACCTGCTGACAAAGCCATCATCTCATTGTGCAGCAGGTTAGTACTGTCTTAACATCTCCTCCCCGAGGGATCGGACTTTGCTGACAGGAAGAGAACTGTGTTGGTCCCATGAAAAGGTGGCTAAGGGTCACAGAAACTACACAGGCCATGGAGCTACATTTCAACTGCACTCCTATACAATTTCTCTCACCCTACGATTCACAGTGGCCTCTCACAGGAACCACTTAATGTCTGCTGGTTCCCAACAACACCCAAAGCAGGTAGAGGCAGGACGTAAAAATAAGTGAGGGGGAGAAACATCAATATGGAGAGTCGAAAAGGCTTTGGTCTTTCTGTGGGAAATTTGGCTCAACATGAGTCATTGAAAACTCCATTTCTGATTCAGTGGAaatggatttgaaaacaaataggtcACATACCACCATGGTGCGGCTTGACGATACATCGAAGGTTGGAGTGGCGCTTCAGAAAAGTGGCGATGAGGTTGAAATTTTTccctacaaagaaaaaaacaaaacaaggatgAATTTCAACATGAGTCAGAGGGTTTCTTCCAACAGATGGAGTAAATATGGAAAACCTGTGGCGTTTAAGATGCAGTACATTATCTGCGGTTGACTGGACATAACTGCTTGACTGAATAGAATAAGCAGTTCAgaacatgaatgaatgtatgaattctTCCTCCAATGAAACTCAGCCTCCAGAACTGAACACAAACCAAGGGATGTCCTTTTCCCCTTTGAGACTTGCAGAAACAACATATAGCAATAGTCGTATTGCAGCTGCTCAGGTCCCCAAATGGCCCAACCCCTAACTAAACATTGTAATCACTTCAGatcacatttatatttttttaccttcaTTTGTTACCCATAACTTAGTATGCCACCACTTCCACTAAGAGAACTTGGACTTATCTTAGATATCCTGCGTGTGTGCTTTCTTGGATTTTATCCAGGGATCAAAATGTAACATGTACTCAATTTGATAAAGGCATAAAATCGCTTCCGTTAGGCTAGAAATTATTGTTCAAGCAGAAGTGCATTAGACAAGATAAAGATGGTCTAAAATCAAAGCATGCAGTGATCTTCACCACTCCACTTCTAAATTATTTTCGGGGATCATTCCGCCCCATCAATAACCACCCCGCAGCCCAGAACCATTCTCAAATAATGACTGAAAGCTTTTGTTTTCCTATAAAATGACCTCAGTGGTAGGCATGATCTTAGAAACCTTTTCCAGGGCCTCAGCTTTATTTTTCATGGAATGGTCCTCATGGCATGTAAGATGTGCTGGGTAGACACAGTGGCCTGTTTCCTAATGTGGTAGGAATTTGTTGACTAAATGCAGGGGCCCAGCTAACACGCGATACAGTCCTTCTTTGTAAACTGGTCAACAGTTCTGAATTGCCAAGTGAGCCGGCTCATCTCATGGGAAAGCCAAAGTACTTGAGGAAGTTCAGTGAGTTAAAACTCACTGTCCTGTCTTTCCTCCTTTGTGTTTGTATATTTAAACAAGCACAATCGACCCTCGCTCGTCACGAGGGACAGCGACTCATGGGTCAGTCCGCGCATAGTAAATATCCTCAGCGAATGGTATGACGGccattttcaaatgcattggaatatatatatatgttttttggaatgttggaggaacccgcagtacccagagaaaacccaatcaagcgcggggagaacatgcaaactccacacagggtggccggagctgctggaattgaactgtgtagtcgacgtgctaaccactcaactACAGGGTGGCAGATATATCtacctgtatgtgtgtgtgtgtgtgtgtgtgtgtgtgtgtgtgtgtgtatgtatggagagagagagagagagagagagagagagagagagatcgacatacatatacacgcacgcgcgcacacacacacacacacacacacacacacacacgcatgcgggGATGGACTACAGTTGAAAATCAACACTGTGGCATTTAACTTTAACTGAAAGGTGTGTTTTTTGGAAAGCATTCAGCCTTCAAGGAGAAGTCACAATCACTCATggctcatctgttttttttaggtttgcAAGGCGAGAGGTGATTAGTAGTTACCTGGGCCCTGATTAAAcgtaatgtcattttcagttgaaagCAGGTGGCAAAGCGGCCGCCACTTgagatgtattaaaaaaaaactggttagGTTCTGCTTAGTTCATATTCCGCAAATATTCAGTTTTTAGACTAGTCGGGCCACATAGAACATGTACCGGTACAGtcatttttaagaaaatgtttCACTTGACTTCACCTATAAGGCTCGATACGTTTTGTATCTTGGGGTCAAAGACAGTTGTCTTAGTCTCAGAAAGCgtgtttctttcctctcaaccataTAAGTCAC containing:
- the slx4ip gene encoding protein SLX4IP; the encoded protein is MAPHKFVIKCGNFAVLVDLHVLPLGSQEDTSWFTTSHIEEVTSMIRDAVAQRVERYSESFLKGRQPKNKDLAPATAFTVKGKNFNLIATFLKRHSNLRCIVKPHHGELRVFPERYVVCASRREDAAMHCSKPSPTATELSEQSRSEYFSRDGEIQESFNCATKIKKTVLQKIAQNCNVQQEHRFPIVGEQQIEQRSSIEDQSDKCDGPHSYSSSFLSVCSAVSAAPQNIGQQAPCSNAVTQDQGLTYKLTKTDGCSPDSRKPNMTSVGLCPREISPGTRRSKRGKPSDSEDPRPLKAKRTGLCRPPATMQTDPSARFTQTSEHDPLPLPPHPLDETKAESKAFPVSEYTKTTVEVELLTPGKRDRRLPLTSNNTAQTNQNRPAASRRGLSVKLASSGSSISSRSTGGEEGSENVPRTSRLRRLKRS